The Acidobacteriota bacterium genomic interval GATCTGGGAGCAGATTCTCTCGACACAGTGGAACTTGTCATGGCTCTTGAGGATCACTTCAAAATGAGCATTCCTGATGAAGAAGCAGAAAAACTCACAACAGTTGGAAAAGCTGTAGATTACATACATAAGCACATACAATAATCTACAAATATAAAATTAATGAGTTCCCAATTCGGGGAGAAAAGAAGAGTTGTAATTACGGGTATTGGTTTAGTTTCTCCCTTAGGTATTGGAAAAGAGGAGAATTGGAAAAACATCCTTGAAG includes:
- the acpP gene encoding acyl carrier protein, which gives rise to MDRNEIFSKVKEVIVEKLKVKEEQVTEDASFIDDLGADSLDTVELVMALEDHFKMSIPDEEAEKLTTVGKAVDYIHKHIQ